The proteins below come from a single Crossiella sp. CA-258035 genomic window:
- a CDS encoding isobutyryl-CoA dehydrogenase, translating to MTISEIRPDVFGLNEDQRAIREMAADFAAEHLAPHAVDWDQRKHFPVDVLRKAAQLGMGGIYVGEQHGGSGLSRLDAVLVFESLATGCPSIAGYLSIHNMVAGMVDRFGDETQRATWLPGLVSMDLLASYCLTEPDAGSDAAALRTSAVRDGEDYVLTGVKQFISGAGSSDFYLVMARTGGPGAGGVSAFAVEKGTPGLEFGANEQKMGWNAQPTRQVIMDGVRVPAANLIGGEGNGFRIAMSGLDGGRINIAACSLGGAQAALDKSIEHLGQRTAFGGPLSKQQALRFTVADMGTELEAARLLLWRAASALDARHPEATRLCAMAKRFATDTGFEVANRALQLHGGYGYLAEYGVEKIVRDLRVHQILEGTNEIMRVIVSRGLMGGDR from the coding sequence ATGACCATCTCGGAGATCCGGCCGGACGTGTTCGGGCTCAACGAGGACCAGCGCGCCATCCGGGAGATGGCCGCCGACTTCGCCGCCGAGCACCTGGCCCCGCACGCGGTGGACTGGGACCAGCGCAAGCACTTCCCGGTCGACGTGCTGCGCAAGGCCGCGCAGCTGGGCATGGGCGGCATCTACGTCGGCGAGCAGCACGGCGGGTCCGGGCTCAGCCGCCTGGACGCGGTGCTGGTGTTCGAGTCGCTGGCCACCGGCTGCCCCTCCATCGCCGGTTACCTGTCCATCCACAACATGGTCGCCGGCATGGTGGACCGCTTCGGCGACGAGACCCAGCGCGCCACGTGGCTGCCCGGCCTGGTCTCGATGGACCTGCTGGCCAGCTACTGCCTCACCGAGCCCGACGCCGGTTCCGACGCCGCCGCGCTGCGCACCAGCGCGGTCCGCGACGGGGAGGACTACGTGCTCACCGGGGTCAAGCAGTTCATCTCTGGCGCGGGGTCCTCGGACTTCTACCTGGTGATGGCGCGCACCGGCGGGCCGGGCGCGGGCGGGGTGTCCGCCTTCGCGGTGGAGAAGGGCACGCCGGGCCTGGAGTTCGGCGCCAACGAGCAGAAGATGGGCTGGAACGCCCAGCCCACCCGCCAGGTGATCATGGACGGGGTGCGGGTGCCCGCGGCCAACCTGATCGGCGGCGAGGGCAACGGTTTCCGCATCGCCATGTCCGGCCTGGACGGCGGGCGGATCAACATCGCCGCCTGCTCCCTCGGTGGCGCGCAGGCCGCGCTGGACAAGTCGATCGAGCACCTCGGCCAGCGCACCGCCTTCGGCGGGCCGCTGAGCAAGCAGCAGGCGCTGCGGTTCACCGTGGCCGACATGGGCACCGAGCTGGAAGCGGCCCGGCTGCTGCTGTGGCGGGCCGCCTCCGCGCTGGACGCCCGCCACCCCGAGGCCACCCGGCTGTGCGCGATGGCCAAGCGCTTCGCCACCGACACCGGCTTCGAAGTGGCGAACCGCGCGCTGCAACTGCACGGTGGGTACGGATACCTCGCCGAGTACGGAGTGGAGAAGATCGTGCGTGACCTGCGGGTGCACCAGATCCTCGAAGGGAC
- a CDS encoding CoA-acylating methylmalonate-semialdehyde dehydrogenase, with translation MVNELTHFVGGKPVPGTSGNFGDVYDPNTGKVQAKVPLASVEETRAAIADAAAAQVEWAAWNPQRRARVLLRFLDLAQRELDSLARLLSSEHGKTVADAKGDIQRGLEVVEFAAGAPHLLKGEFTDGAGGGIDVHSLRQPLGVVAGITPFNFPAMIPLWKIAPAIACGNAFILKPSERDPSVPLRIAELFLEAGLPPGVLNVVNGDKTAVDTLLTDPRIEAVGFVGSSDIAHYVYSTATANGKRAQCFGGAKNHMIIMPDADLDGAVDALLGAGFGSAGQRCMAISVAVPVGQATADALAEKLAAKVKQLRIGHSFDEQAEFGPLSSAGLLEKVRGYVDAGVAEGAKLLVDGRDFTLEGHEDGYFLGACLFDHVTPEMSIYREEIFGPVLTIVRAEDYESALRLPSEHEYGNGVAIFTRDGDTARDFSRRVRAGMVGVNVPIPVPVAYHTFGGWKRSGFGDLNQHGPDSFKFYTRTKTVTSRWPSGVKEGASFVIPTMD, from the coding sequence ATGGTCAACGAACTGACCCATTTCGTCGGCGGCAAGCCGGTTCCCGGTACCTCGGGCAACTTCGGCGATGTCTACGACCCCAACACCGGGAAGGTGCAGGCCAAGGTGCCGCTCGCCTCGGTCGAGGAGACCAGGGCGGCCATCGCCGACGCGGCCGCCGCCCAGGTGGAGTGGGCGGCCTGGAACCCGCAGCGGCGGGCCAGGGTGCTGCTGCGCTTCCTCGACCTGGCCCAGCGGGAGCTGGACTCCCTGGCCCGGCTGCTCTCCAGCGAGCACGGCAAGACCGTGGCCGACGCCAAGGGCGACATCCAGCGCGGGCTCGAGGTGGTCGAGTTCGCCGCGGGCGCCCCGCACCTGCTCAAGGGTGAGTTCACCGACGGCGCGGGCGGCGGCATCGACGTGCACTCGCTGCGCCAGCCGCTCGGCGTGGTCGCCGGGATCACCCCGTTCAACTTCCCCGCGATGATCCCGCTGTGGAAGATCGCGCCCGCGATCGCCTGCGGCAACGCCTTCATCCTCAAGCCGTCCGAGCGCGACCCCTCGGTGCCGCTGCGGATCGCCGAGCTGTTCCTGGAAGCCGGGCTGCCGCCGGGCGTGCTCAACGTGGTCAACGGCGACAAGACCGCGGTGGACACCCTGCTCACCGACCCGCGGATCGAGGCGGTCGGCTTCGTCGGCTCCTCCGACATCGCGCACTACGTCTACTCCACCGCCACCGCCAACGGCAAGCGCGCCCAGTGCTTCGGCGGCGCCAAGAACCACATGATCATCATGCCGGACGCGGACCTGGACGGGGCGGTGGACGCCCTGCTCGGCGCCGGTTTCGGCTCCGCGGGCCAGCGCTGCATGGCGATCTCGGTCGCGGTGCCGGTCGGCCAGGCCACCGCGGACGCGCTGGCCGAGAAGCTGGCGGCCAAGGTCAAACAGCTGCGCATCGGGCACTCCTTCGACGAACAGGCCGAGTTCGGGCCGCTCTCCAGCGCCGGACTGCTGGAGAAGGTCCGCGGCTACGTCGACGCCGGTGTCGCCGAGGGCGCGAAGCTGCTGGTCGACGGCCGCGACTTCACCCTGGAAGGCCACGAGGACGGCTACTTCCTCGGCGCCTGCCTGTTCGACCACGTCACCCCGGAGATGAGCATCTACCGCGAGGAGATCTTCGGCCCGGTGCTCACCATCGTGCGCGCCGAGGACTACGAGTCGGCCCTGCGCCTGCCCTCCGAACACGAGTACGGCAACGGCGTGGCCATCTTCACCCGCGACGGCGACACCGCCCGCGACTTCTCCCGCCGGGTGCGCGCGGGCATGGTCGGGGTCAACGTGCCGATCCCGGTGCCGGTGGCCTACCACACCTTCGGCGGCTGGAAGCGCTCCGGCTTCGGCGACCTCAACCAGCACGGGCCGGACTCGTTCAAGTTCTACACCCGGACCAAGACGGTCACCTCGCGCTGGCCGTCCGGGGTCAAGGAAGGCGCGTCCTTCGTCATCCCCACCATGGACTGA
- a CDS encoding phosphotransferase codes for MRGRPAVADQPRPGGPLNQALGDLIAAAGLPAAAQVEPIGGDGLDNTLHLAVLADGRKVVLRQHEHPRPSPRAMAEFLAANQVGAPPLLAANDRGDRLVAYVEGVTLAEAVRAGTATDRVWQAVGRALAAVHAVGFPAHLHGELRPDGLRLTPADPVERLRAELAATQPWVREHRPALLPLLPAVDAALLAHAEELRAERPCLVHGDVNLFNVIIGHDRATLIDWDYPGVRQPLDELSAFQEHAYLHGAELPPAFWTGYGRTVPENSLLLHRVVGCLGWLAGEDWAEWAADESLSAAAVTRVELWRRRLLDWIDRLPELLAHLDVRHSVST; via the coding sequence CTGCGGGGTCGACCTGCCGTCGCTGATCAGCCGCGACCTGGTGGGCCGCTGAACCAAGCTCTCGGCGACCTGATCGCCGCCGCGGGACTTCCCGCGGCGGCCCAGGTCGAGCCGATCGGCGGCGACGGACTGGACAACACGCTGCACCTGGCCGTGCTCGCCGACGGCCGCAAAGTGGTGCTGCGCCAACACGAACACCCCCGGCCCAGCCCGAGGGCGATGGCGGAGTTCCTGGCCGCCAACCAGGTCGGCGCGCCACCGCTGCTGGCCGCGAACGACCGCGGCGACCGGCTGGTGGCCTACGTCGAGGGCGTCACCCTGGCCGAGGCCGTGCGCGCGGGCACCGCGACCGACCGGGTCTGGCAGGCCGTCGGCCGGGCGCTGGCCGCGGTGCACGCGGTCGGCTTCCCCGCGCACCTGCACGGCGAGCTCCGCCCCGACGGGCTCCGGCTGACCCCGGCCGACCCGGTGGAGAGGCTGCGCGCCGAACTGGCCGCGACCCAGCCGTGGGTGCGCGAACACCGCCCCGCGCTGCTGCCCCTGCTGCCCGCGGTCGACGCCGCGCTGCTCGCGCACGCCGAGGAGCTGCGCGCCGAGCGACCCTGCCTGGTGCACGGCGACGTCAACCTGTTCAACGTGATCATCGGGCACGACCGGGCCACCCTGATCGACTGGGACTACCCCGGCGTCCGCCAGCCCCTCGACGAGCTGTCCGCCTTCCAGGAGCACGCCTACCTGCACGGCGCCGAGCTGCCCCCGGCCTTCTGGACCGGCTACGGCCGCACCGTGCCGGAGAACTCGCTGCTGCTGCACCGCGTCGTGGGCTGCCTGGGCTGGCTGGCCGGCGAGGACTGGGCGGAGTGGGCCGCCGACGAGTCGCTGTCCGCGGCCGCGGTGACCAGGGTCGAACTGTGGCGGCGACGGCTGCTCGACTGGATCGACCGGCTGCCGGAGCTCCTAGCACACTTGGACGTCCGTCACTCTGTATCGACATAG